The segment AGTTACTTTTTTGGAGGATCACCCGAGTTGGCGAGGATCAATCCAAATAATTTATATATTTACGTCAATCACGTAAAATGTTCAGCTTTCGAGCTGCCCTTTTCCGAAGATGAACCCTTTGGTTCAACGAAACCAAAAGAGGCGCTCGAATACCTGGCCCAATATGACATCTTACATAAAGCCGGGTCAAGATATTTTTGGCAAAGCGATTCCTTTCCCGCACAGGATATTTCTCTAAGAAGCGCGACGAACGATAACTACACGATCATCGACATCACTGAACAGCATAAGCCTAAAGTAATTGGAGAGGTAGACAGGCCAAGCGCGCCAATGCTGATCCACCCTGAGGCGATATATTTTCATGACGGAAAAAGCTATCAGGTAACCGAACTGGATACTAAGGGTTTGCGTTGCTATGTGAAACGTGTATCTGTGGACTATTATACAGATGCAGATCTTGCTACGCGTTTGCAGGTTCTGGATATATTTAAGGAGGACGGCCATTGGGGTTTAGGCGAAGTTTTATTGAGCTTTAGACCTACGGTTTACAAAAAGATCAAGCTCATGACTCACGAAAATGTCGGATACGGACAAATTTACATGGACGAGGAAGAAATGCACACAACCGCATGTTGGTTTAAACTGGGAAAAGAATTTATTGACTCATTAAATGAAAGTTTCTTGAGTTCTGGGCTTTTGGGTGTCTCCCATCTGATGAAAGTTGTCGCACCTTTGTTTTTAATGTGCGATCGCAGCGATATAAGAGTACATCACATGGTTCGAGATCCCTTTTTTGAAACACCCAGTATATATATTGCAGACAACGTTCCTGGCGGAGTTGGCTTAGCGGATGGAGCCTTTGCCTTAAAGAAAAAACTAATAGATGCAGCCTCTGAGGCAATATATAATTGTCCCTGCAAGAATGGTTGTCCTGCCTGTACGGGCGCCTTGGGGGCAACGATGAATGCAAAATATGCCACCATCGCTTTGCTCAATCTTTTAAGCACACAAGAGGGTATAAGATGAACGACTATATGCCGTTACACATGAAATTTCTGCTAGACAACTCAAAGAGGAAGAACGAAGAAAGGAAGAGAACCTTTATAAAAGGCCTTCCCTCGGGGCAATTTTTGGACGATGACGTATATTTTTGCGAGAGCAAGCATGAAATGTTACCTTACAAAAACCGGGGCGAGTTGGAAAATCACTTACAAATCCTCTCCCATTGGGGAGCGAAGGAACCGTTGGTCTTTTTTGACCTGGAGACAACTGGGCTCTCCGGAGGGACTGGCACTTACGCTTTTTTGGCAGGAATAGGCATGCTCGATCAAGACCAATTTATCGTTCGTCAATTATTCTTGTGCTCTCCAAGGGCCGAAGGAATCTGGCTCCAAAAGCTTATGGAAATAATTCCCTACAAACCTTCCTTCGTGACATATAACGGCAAAAATTTCGATCTTCCCTTAATCAACACTCGCTTTATCCTATCAAGGATGGAACCGATTGAACCTACCGGACATTTAGACCTACTCCACCTCGCAAGAAGGCTTTGGAAAAAGCGGATAGGCTCGTGCACCCTATCCAATGTGGAAAAACAAATTCTTGGCATCGACAGAAAAACCGAGGATGTCCCGGGATTTCTCATACCTGAACTTTACGCTCAATTTCTTAAAACGGGAGACGCTTCAGGATTAAGTGGCGTATTTTATCACAACAAGATGGATATTTTGTCGCTTTACATGCTCTTCAGTAAAGTGGCATTGACCCTTTCCGGAAGGAGCACCGACCCACACGAAATCGATATGGCCGGAGATGCTTGGTATAACTACGATTTAAATAAGGCCAGCCACTTATGGGAAAAGGCTTCCTCGCTAACTCCACCGGCAAAAAACGCCATATGGAAGCTGGCAATTGAATACAAGAGGCAAGGAGATCATTGCGAAGCTTTGTCTCTCTTTAAAAAGTTATATGACATGGAATACAAAAGGATCGACGTCGCCGTTGAAATATCCAAAATCTATGAACATCAACTCAAGAACGCAAAAGAAGCCCTACTTTGGGCCGAAAAAGCTATGGATAATTTTCTTAGGTATAGACCTTTCTTATCTTCGATAAGAAAGGAAAAAATGGCCGAATTAACTAAACGAATAGATCGGTTAAGAAATAAAATCCGCCTACGTTGATATAAAACACTATAATTACATACTTAAAGCCATTAAAACCTTTGATAAAGGCTTTAATGGCTTTAAGTATGTAATTACTATATTAAATTAAACTTTCTTACTTTTTACCCACCCTATTTATTCGTAAGCAGGGAAACAACTACAAAAACCACAAGGGAAATTAAAGCAGCGAATATCTCCACAGGGGCTCCAAACAGCGAAACTCCGCCAACTATTCCCCATAAAGCAACGATCGAGCCTACGACCAAAGAAGCTAAGGCTCCTGCTTTAGTGGCGCCCTTCCATAAAAATCCTCCGATGACGGGGACAAATACACCTGCAGTGTACATAGTGTAGGAATAAATCAGGGCATCTATGATACCGGGTACCATCAATGCAATTACCAAGGCTAATATACCAATGACAAAAGTAGAAATTCTTGAAATCTTAAGCAATTCTTTTTCTTGATCTGTTTCGCTAGCATGAAATATTTCAATCCAGAAGTCCTTTACAATATGAGATGTGGCAGCTGATAACAATGAATCTGCCGTCGACATAATGGCAGCCAACAGCGCAGCAAGGATCACTCCGCCGAGCAATGGTCCCATCATGTTCTTTAATATCCAGGGTACGGCCATCGACGGATCTTCCAGATCTGCCAAAGCATTGGCACCCATGCCCATAATGGCAGGGAAAAAGCTGACTATTACCAAAACAATGCCGCCTACCAGGGCAGCTCCTTTAGCTGTTGTCCCATTTTTAGCAGAAAAAAGCCTTTGGTAAAAGTCTTGACCTATAAGAGTGTACATCACTGTAGGGACGAGCAACCACATGATACTTGCGGTTCCCATTCCCCATATGCTCAAATATTCCGGCCCCACGGCTTTCGCTTGAAGAAGCGATTCCAGACCTCCAAAACCTCCAGTATGTCCCAAAACTACAAATGCTGCAACTATAACTCCGATAGCTCCAAGAAGCATCTGTATTAAATCGGTTAAAGTTACAGCCCACATCCCCCCCGCAGTGGTGTACATGATGAAGACAAGGGTCGCCAGAATTGCTCCGGTATTTCCGGTTATTCCCAAAATACCCAAAGCTCCTCTGGCCGAAAGCACCTGTGCTGCCAAAATTCCTATTAAAGCAACTATAGAAAGCAATGAACCGAGAGCCCTAATAGTCTTGCCACCATAGCGCTTCTCCAGGTAATCCGGGACGGTATAAAAGGCCAGATCGCGAAATTTTCTCGCCGTAACCAAACCCAATAAAATTAATCCAATGCCGCAGGAAACACCATACCACGCTCCGGACAGCCCATACCTGAAACCATACTCTCCGCCACCCATGACTGCACCGCCCCCAAAATGCGTTGCAGCAAGAGTAGCGGCACAAAGGACAATTCCGAGCCTTCTGCCCGCAAGCAAAAAGTCAGTCATCCCCTTGACATAAACCTTGCCAACCCACCAACCTATTAAAAGAAGCACAGCCATATAAAATATAACTATGTATAACACCGCTTCACACCTCCCTCTTAACTTTCTCTACGTGAACAGCATTCCCGGTAGGTATGTACAAAGCCCTTCCGGCAAAAGCCTCGCCCAAAACGTAATTTGCTGCCTCTTCTATATTGTCTGTTATAAGTCCCGGAAAGGCAACGTTCTTGTTTTTTGTGACTAAGGCACACCGTCGCCCCTGAAGCTCGTGAACCGTTTTAGTAGCTATATAAGCAGGAATTGTAAAATCCTTCTTCAGTTCCTCTATCGCTACAACTAAGTCACCCATTGCAATCCTCATAAATCTGTCGAAAATGGGAGTACCCATGCCTTCCCTGAGCTCCGCAACCAAAATTATGCCTCCCCTATCTTTGATGCCATGATATACGGCCGTCAGCGCTTTTGTCGCCTGGTAAAGCTCTAAATCATAGGGATAACCGCCACATGAGACAAAGGCAACATCTGCAAGCTCATCCACCCATATGGTCTGTAAAGCCTGAGCTTCTCTTACTCCTTTTCTCCAGGCCTCCAAGAAATTCCCTGCTACATACGAATGTGGTTTTCCTCTCTCGTCAGTTATTACGTTTAAAAGAAATGATTTTTTGTTGTTCAAAACAACCTTTGTATATTCTTCCATATCTAGAGCTACAGGGTTTTTATCGAGCTCGCCACAGGTAACTTTTTCATTAAATTCATTTCCGATCAATCCGTTACGGTGGTTTGCCTGGATCGATTCTCTTGAACTTATGCCCGGAATTATGATTTTTCTTCCCCCTGCAAAGCCGGCCAAATCGTGATAGCAAATGCCTCCCAAGAGGATCAAAAGATCTGCCTCATAGGC is part of the Acetomicrobium thermoterrenum DSM 13490 genome and harbors:
- a CDS encoding lactate racemase domain-containing protein, coding for MKSLAFKMGDDTLLWECQYDIINTTTRAGSVRPFDVEQALNSPIESPRLEELAAGCRKVVVLVPDITRAWQGIDRMCVAVRKRLSTAGVGEVTWLIATGQHRRMSGDEERAVLGEARKPQDHVLCHQSTENLTDTGKVTSRGTPIVIQKDAYEADLLILLGGICYHDLAGFAGGRKIIIPGISSRESIQANHRNGLIGNEFNEKVTCGELDKNPVALDMEEYTKVVLNNKKSFLLNVITDERGKPHSYVAGNFLEAWRKGVREAQALQTIWVDELADVAFVSCGGYPYDLELYQATKALTAVYHGIKDRGGIILVAELREGMGTPIFDRFMRIAMGDLVVAIEELKKDFTIPAYIATKTVHELQGRRCALVTKNKNVAFPGLITDNIEEAANYVLGEAFAGRALYIPTGNAVHVEKVKREV
- a CDS encoding sodium:solute symporter family protein, with amino-acid sequence MLYIVIFYMAVLLLIGWWVGKVYVKGMTDFLLAGRRLGIVLCAATLAATHFGGGAVMGGGEYGFRYGLSGAWYGVSCGIGLILLGLVTARKFRDLAFYTVPDYLEKRYGGKTIRALGSLLSIVALIGILAAQVLSARGALGILGITGNTGAILATLVFIMYTTAGGMWAVTLTDLIQMLLGAIGVIVAAFVVLGHTGGFGGLESLLQAKAVGPEYLSIWGMGTASIMWLLVPTVMYTLIGQDFYQRLFSAKNGTTAKGAALVGGIVLVIVSFFPAIMGMGANALADLEDPSMAVPWILKNMMGPLLGGVILAALLAAIMSTADSLLSAATSHIVKDFWIEIFHASETDQEKELLKISRISTFVIGILALVIALMVPGIIDALIYSYTMYTAGVFVPVIGGFLWKGATKAGALASLVVGSIVALWGIVGGVSLFGAPVEIFAALISLVVFVVVSLLTNK
- a CDS encoding ribonuclease H-like domain-containing protein — encoded protein: MNDYMPLHMKFLLDNSKRKNEERKRTFIKGLPSGQFLDDDVYFCESKHEMLPYKNRGELENHLQILSHWGAKEPLVFFDLETTGLSGGTGTYAFLAGIGMLDQDQFIVRQLFLCSPRAEGIWLQKLMEIIPYKPSFVTYNGKNFDLPLINTRFILSRMEPIEPTGHLDLLHLARRLWKKRIGSCTLSNVEKQILGIDRKTEDVPGFLIPELYAQFLKTGDASGLSGVFYHNKMDILSLYMLFSKVALTLSGRSTDPHEIDMAGDAWYNYDLNKASHLWEKASSLTPPAKNAIWKLAIEYKRQGDHCEALSLFKKLYDMEYKRIDVAVEISKIYEHQLKNAKEALLWAEKAMDNFLRYRPFLSSIRKEKMAELTKRIDRLRNKIRLR